Within the Medicago truncatula cultivar Jemalong A17 chromosome 4, MtrunA17r5.0-ANR, whole genome shotgun sequence genome, the region tataaaaataaaaacacatattatATCCCTGtaatttgaaattctttctatttttaaccCTTTAATAAACACGAAGTCTAGAAAAGcaatttaaaagttaaaaaaaatcatgattttttgCGGCAtgtttaaaatgttaaaatgtctTTCCatgaaaaaatagattttttaacaagagagtgattgattatgaattttcattctccataattatgaatttcataaacaattctAAATTAATTCGTACATGatttaaaaacacaaaattttatGGTGAATTTTCTTATGATCTTCTTACATTGTCTACAAATTCAGAAACAAAATTTGACATCATTAAgaacaaaattgtaattttgcatgttttggttgaaaaatcaaactaaatcGAGACATCTTTGAAATGCAATGAAACTTTTCTGATTTCttctatgtatttttataaatgtcTTTGCAAAGAATCaactcaaaatttaatttttagattgaaattttcgttgtttcattttttgagtttttgacgCTTTAAAAACGCATAATTAATTATTCCCttgttgaaaaattataattttttatggaaagccatattttaacgtACTAAACATGCATGTAGAAAATTATTGGGTTCAAAGGATTCAAAATTTCAacctctatttttattttttgaggatCATTCTATAGACTTGTGAATATTACATGatctatttaaataattaatcatttatataagaaaaatgctaactAGTACTCCATGGGCACTAGATAAGAAAACTAAATATAGTATAAGTATCTTGGAACTTGTGTGGTGaaagtttaaaaagtgtaaaagatgatgttttcaatgcaaatatttcttcttttgtttcctTAACTAATGCCCtaggggcactagttaacaagaccctttatATAATTATGACAATGTTACCAGAGATACAAATGAATGCATTTATTATTTGGttttgctaacaagtgtcttaaGATCATCCTCAACGAGAACTCAAATTTTGAAGCTTGGTACCTGTTAGATACCCTCATTGGGGAtatttttttagctaaaatatggttttggtccctacaaatatgcctcgttttggttttagtacCTGTAaaaaatttttgttgtttttggtccctgcagaatattttgtttttaaaagtaaaaaaaaaaattcagggacctttttaaaaatcaaaagattttacaggaactatttttctaataaatggatTCGGTCGTCATGtgtcacgtgtgcaaatcatcacaaaagtagGGCCAGAgacgaaaaccaaaacgagacatatttgcagggaccaaaaacaacaaaaacaatttacaggcactaaaaccaaaacgagacatatttgcagggatcaaaaccatattttagccttttttttttttgggtcttaTAAGACTCAAAGTCTCACTAAAGACCTCAATAATAAGTGAGACccgtatttttttaatattaagaaAGTAAAATCTAATGATATtaagttattgatagttgattagtgaGTGTGTCTGAATGCTTTAAAGACACTTGTTAaagatttaaaaatgaaaacatttgaTAATTATCAtgtagaaaaaattgatttttgatgTTTCAACGTGGTGAATATACAAACCATAAGAAAaaaccagtttttttttttttttttttttttttttgctttcagcTTAAATCATGTTACGAAAAGTGACTCAGATGAGAGTTGAACTTGTGATGCTCCCATTAAATGTTCATTTTGAATTCGCTTTTAATAAGAATATATTAAACAACTTCCTAACCACTGAAGCGCTTgttcattttgttttaaattcgcTTTCAATAAGAatatattaaacaaatttttggaTAAGATTATAATTGTCGTAATATTGAATACTGTGCAACGCAAATACGGATACccatcaattattattttttagtggaTAAAAATGCCTCACAAAATCAAACGTTTAATACTTTACTAAGCAAATACCTatcaatttttgatttttttatttattataaaataactcACAATATTAACGGAAAAAACATAGACATATATCTATACACCAGGTTATCTAATCGAGTCATTCAATTCTGTGCGGTTTAACCAATGATTCGATGGTTCGACCATCGACTCAGTGATTCAGTGCCTCTGCCGAGTTgatgaccgagccgagttttaaactatgcatgttagcattttcctttattattatttaggttaaattacatcaaaagtcctttaaattatttaattgtaacaaattagccctttaagtttttttggtACCATGTAGTTCTTTCAAGTTAATTAATTGTAACAAGTTAGTGCTTTTAGTATCTTTTTGTATCAAATACgttctttaagttatttaaccgTAACAATTTAGggaatttcaaaattaaaaatgtaaGCTATTCAgggtagagctgtcaaaacgggcggcccggccccGCCGGACCAAGGGCTTTTAAGGGTCGGGCTAAAAAACCCGGTTTGAATATGGGCTGCAAAAAAtgagcccgagcccggccctatacgGGCTCCCGGGCTAATGGGCCAGCCCTGGcccgtatttttttcttcccttttccattcttttaagtacggaacatacataaatatgtcgggctaacgggccagcccggACCCGTATcagtctctcacacacacagaccacacaaaaaaaaaaagttgtattttttgcgGGCTTCCGGGCAGCCCGGAGCCCGGAcaggctagccctaacgggccaagggcttttacgggccgggctaaaaagccctcttCAATTTCGGGCTCCAATTATTCGGCCCAAGCCCTACATTTTATTCGGGCTTTCAGCCCGGTCCTTACGGCccggcccattttgacagctctaattcAGGGTCTAaaagttacaattaaataacttgaaagatttaattgttacaaaaaaatacttaaatggCTAATTTGTTAtagttaaataacttaaaagacttAAGGCGTgtgaaaaaacttaaaggaccatcattttataattaaataacttaaaggcaTACCTTGTAATTTAGCCTATTATTTACTAATTTTACTTTGAAATATGCTAACTTGTACACTAAAGGCACAAgataaaatcttaaaatttaaaaaataaatattgcattgaaaagataatttttttttaccttttaaagctatgaatgcacaatttttaaaattaaattttacatttagtttttttatcttGTATCTGTAAGACATAAGTTAACAAgatccttttatttttaacaattagATCATCTTCAATGGGGTGTCTTACTCTCTTAAGACATTATACCTATTAGGGAGAATGTTTTTTGAAGACCTATACGACCGAGGTTCTCATTTAAGACTCCATTCTTAAGAGGGATCCCCGCATTTTTAATGTTCAAAAATTTATATGTgattgtatataattattaataattgattACCGAGtttcatttaagaaatttgcaTAAGCTGTGCTGGAGGGATTAAGTGCTTATTATGTACTACTTCCTCCGGTcctaaatataagagaaaaatctttttttaggtttattgaatTATTAATGTATTTGGACTACAATGtaaactaaatatattatttattcaatgaacctaaaataagAATCTTCTCTTAAGGACCAGAGGGAGtactattaaaatataataattagagGAATGAtaacaacacacattttaacgCACACTTTTCAATATactctctttgattggttaaaattcacatgagtttcaccaaatcatgtgggtcccatataaatttggtgggtcccatgtaaattttaataaaaaaaaaatgtattgaaaagagtatattaaaatatatattgctAAGTGATGTACACGTGATCGATTtaaataccaaaaaataaatatctaaaTATCTTCCTATGATATAGAGACCCAGTCTCAATATCCGTGATATTTCATATGTATGGGCCCATGGCTGCCGTAAAGGAagggtagcacttgggtgacatagaatTTGATAACATTGTGATTTGTCAATGTCATCAATGTCACCAAACTCTATGTCACTCAAGTGTTATCCGAAATAATGTATATAGATAAAAATGCTTACAAGAATACAAAAcaagaagaacaagaaaatggtgacaaaagaaatatattattttttaaggaattgcTCAAATATGAAAAAGAAGGTGAAAAAGTGGGAAAAAAATGATActacaaaatacaaaacatttggggttaaaacaataaataatatacgttaaaagtaaaaatcatatttgtaaaaaaaaaaagtaaaaataagatTTGTTAGTCCTTTGATTTTTGACGAAAGAATTCTGATTCTGCGAAATAAAGCCTATCTAATAATTATTATGTATGTTATTTGAGCAACTATTTATGAGATAGCttatataataacaaaatatatatataaagaaaagtaTAAAGTGatatgaaaacaattgaaaaaattatcataaaatagttgtttaaatatcatttctcaaaaattatttcactaaaaaattcatttttgaatAAAGTTCATTAATCATATGGATTCAATCATTTGGTTATAAAACTCAGTCTATGGgcgtcatttttttattttttaggttagtTAATTCATTATTAAATACATTATACATGATAAAATAAGGAAAGATAACAGAGGTAGGTAGATGCATTATTATGTGAAGTGAAGTGAAGTAAAGTGGTGAAGATTGAAAAGACTAgacaatgataaaaaaaaagagttgaaaGAGTGTACCTTGTACGACAATGACATGAATTGATAGTAATAGTATTTATCTGAAACAGTTTCATCTTAGCTTGCATGTGGAAGTACTGCAAGCATGGGAAAGATATTACTGAAAcagtttatttatgtttatgaatTATGAGTACTGTGATTGTCCTTTCCACTATCACTTTCTCCGTACAACTTTCAGGTTACTCTTCAAGCAAACATCAACTGAACCCTCTGATCCCGAAAGTAGATGTTAGATTTCATGTCGTTTTTATCCTAAACTCTATTTCGCAAAGTAATGACATGTcttaagaaatgatatttgtataatcattggtataataatttttgagacatttcttttatatttttagtgtgtttttactttatatatctatcacttttatttgtttttactttatatccaaataattttataagttGTCTAAACGTGTGTTTGATTGTGCGGTGAggagaattaattttgatataattgattatgtaaaattgatttttgttaaaagtAATTCGGactaaaaatggtttttgtttggataaattCATGCAATGTTTTGCAACTCGCGAGTTTATCTCAACTCGTTTTGCCTAGATAAACTCGACTCGTACAAGTTtatctaaaattaaaactatataaaatgacatatataagctaatataatattataaataggtCAATAGTGTTGTACGTTTTTTAGAACGATGATGAAGGAGAAGAGAAGAGCAACGTTATGTtgtatgttttttaaaaatgaattggaTATTAATTGAAAACCggccaaaacaaaaaagaaaactacttttttaaaaagttaactcGCAAATTCGTACGAGTTTACCCGATTTTAAGTCTTGTTAACTCGGtcaacttttcaattttactaGAAAACAAGTTTACATCCAAGTTTACACGATTTTggtacctaaaaacgtaaattCAGGCGAGTTTACGTTTTAACACTCGGATTTGTGAAACATTGCATTCATGTAAAGGTGAGTTGAACTTTAAATATGTGTTTGAGAATTAATTCTAGAATTAAAAGTTACAAATTCTAGTTTCGAATAGAATCAATTCTGGTGACAGAAACAATTCTTCATGAAATCAACCAAACATGTCATAATCAATTCTATACCTCCATAATTAATTATGGTCCCACtaaaagtgaaaccaaacatacactaaaaaCAATCGTTCAAATAACATCTCATTTAATCTACTGAGCGAATCGATTATACCGAATGACTCGAATCAATAATAGTAATGACTGGATTAACTAATTGATTATAATTCTTCTTTAAAAGACCCTATTTAGACTTTATTCATTCACCCACCTTATGATCCGTGATCTTGTGTTGTGTGGGACTGTGGAATGGATACACTTCTTGATGCAGAGCTTGCTTCCACCATCTTTTGGAAGATTGTGCAGCATGTCTTTGCATTATGAATAAGTCGTGCTAACAACATTTTTTTGATAACACTCAATTTAAGAGAATTAACCCATtcaaaatcatattatattatatcatatcGCATTTGATTAAAAGATAAGACTTATCAATCAAATGgtaaaaacaaatttgtatATGTTGCAAAACTTGTCTTACTAATACACCTTAAAATTGGACAAAGCATAAACTTAGGTGCTTAACTAACTATATAAGTGAAAAGAATAATGTTATGAGACTTATCTCAAAATACAACATATTCTTCTAGATCTGACAGCATTTTGGATGCAGTGTTTCTTACAGGCTTCATCACAGATACACCGATATAGCACCATTCTCAGGGTTAACCCCCACATATACCAGATAACACACTTTGGTATTGAATTAACCTTTTCAGTGTGCCCCCcttgaaaaataaacaattttcgATAGCTACCAACCTTCGTTTCCCGAAAAAGGAAACTGGTGTCAACTATTGCTTAATAGTGTGTGTACAGTTATAATAGGTTTGGCTTAAAAAAATCGATCACTGCATAAAAAACATTGGGTAAAGAAGTAGGATgattctctctaaaaaaaatgtaaatttgtgTGATGGTTTTTAGGGTACACAAATGGTTATAAGTTCATTATCTACCGTAGGTTTATGAGTTCAAAAATTCAATGGATATGATTTTGCTAGAAGAACATTAAATATAGTATAGATTTATTGGTTATGAAATATCAATTTACACTATATATATCTTagaattataaataattaaattagaataaaatgttatatttaataatgaagaatgagtgatttttttttgttgataaaagtGAATAATTTGTCATTTCTTTAACATATGGTAAAAAATTCAATACGTTTAATAACTTATATCTTTTATTGTCCCTGTGAGCTTAACTCACTTGGTAAGAGATAATGGTGTATAgtataaattgatattttataacCATTAAAGATATACCATATCTTATATTGTCCTTGCGAAATCCTAGCCATTAAATTTTAGATCCACAAATCAATGGTTACAAATGGACTTGTGTATCATCTATATTAAATAAAGgtaaattgtaaaaaatttctttatactatatataaagaaaaatcaacCCTGTTGGACCGAAAATAGAAGATATAATATTAccctattttatttactattttactCTTAAAAACAATGTATCCTGCCATATATAGTGGCGGGACGAGACACCACTAGATGACACAAAAAACCTTGAGAAAGTAGGTCATTTAGGTAAATAAAACTTATAATGGGTTggagttgtattttttttttggttttagggtcagataattttttttctttctttctatttttgacCTAATATACTTGCATGATATATCAGAGTCAACCCATAAACCAAATTAGTCAAACCATATAAATTTAAGTTCAACTTATTTAATGAACAAGCTTAACTTTCAActtaaattcaatttatttaatttatgaattaACTTCAACGAGTTAATTGTCGGTATTTAACTATGCTCAAATTGGTCGGGCTGATTGTCATCCGTGGATGTACCTAAGGAAGAATCAACAACTTCTTCATCAAATTTATgtcaaaacatcattttaaaatatgctACAATTTAGATAGACTAAcaaaagttttataaaaaaatatctatataaaaaaaatcctaaaataggCAATGATTAGATGTTTAAGGCATTGCAATCACTCAATTACTTGTACGTTATGTGGGCTAAGTGCAACGTGATAACCAACTTATTTGTCGGTTATCAGTGCCTCTGCACACCTTTGCTGAATCAAGATTGCATCATTATTGACTTCCACAAATCGAAATCGTTGGTCTTTGCTAAATTACTTGATATCTTCACTTTGATGTGTGAAGCAAAATTAGCAACAACCAAAACCAAAGTGATTAAACAAGcacaaacaataaaataagataaaggagaAGAGGAAGACAACGATATTCGATCATCCAATTCAACCCAAATTTGACATACGTTTGGAGGTGAGATCTCTCCAATTCACTACATGTGTTTCCCAAGTGTTTCCCAACACTATTTTCTAACCTAAAATGAACCAACCTTTAACCTCTGATTTCCTAAGGATCTCATCTTTTGCTAAATCATATTTTGCCTCACTTTCACCTCTtgcttaaaaataaaagatgtacTCTATATATAACTttgatcttcttctttcttttcaattctAAACGATGTAGAGCTTATTAAATATGTAGATTTTCAACCAACACAAACGATATATAATGGTGTGTATCCgtaaaattattcaaatggtttccataaaatattttttaaaaaaataaaaattctaataCTTTTATGAAAGTATACAAATCTTAGTATTCATAACATTCTACTCTCCTTACCTGAGTCAGTCAATGTTGATTATTATAAATCCAAAAGTCTATTCTCCAAATTCCCAAAAAGACGAATTAATCACACATTTTCACTGTGTgtgaatttcatttttcattggtGAAAACAAGCTATGGAATCAGAACACTGTCTCTCACACAGGAAACATATCTCTCCACATTGTCATTTAAAATCTCTTCATTTCCATCACAACACATTTCATCTTACACACATCCATCCCTTTCACTGCTTCTAACATTTCTTCATTATTTTCTCAAACACCTCTTCACTGTTACTTACTTGCATCAATCCTAATTCTCTCATTGATGGCTCCACCTGCTAGATCCTATCATCTACATGGACTCAAACTTGCAACAATAATCACTGTgcttttcatctttttcttctgcATGCTATTTTCCAAATCAGGTAATTAAAAAGCTACCACCGTCCTCATACCTATTCAAGCTAAACAAAACTGTTTCAATTGTCTGTTGAGAATTATTTGTAGAAATCCAAATAGTTATTTTCATTCATAGTTATTTCTTTTCTCTATCCtttgttttaaaatccaaacttttctttcttactattattctattattaATTGTCAACTCATtaattctcaaaaaaaaaaaaaatgtcaactcCTATTTTGGTTTGTATATactaaaaagaaattgaattagtgaataaaacacataaaatttgTCTTTAAGTCTGTTTGAATCgtcttatttttgagcttatgaaaaacaacCTATGCagataaataaacttttattttatttcataagttctcacaaatgaaaattgtatcttcatacgTTGCTTTTACATAAACTACATTGACAAATATAatacatataaatttatttacttaagctaaaaaataagtcaatccaagcGGGCCCTAGGTCAATAAGTGAcacattttgtaaaaaaactgaaataaatGATGGTTTTAACtttaatgtaattttaattatttattttcttgagcAAGTATATCATCTTGTTTTTAATGTGTGTGAAATggtaaaatgcaaaaattattctaaaataTTGGAAGTAGTTAATAGCATTATGATCTTAAATCTTTCTTCTCATGTATATGGTTGAGCAGGTGGATCATTGGTGTTGGAGAGAAATGATAGCTTGCAAGACAGAAAAATGGTGATAGGGTCAAAGCCTCCTGCTTGTTTAAATAAGTGCATGAATTGTAGGCCTTGTATAGCAACTTTGGTTGTTTCACAAAAACGAAAGAGTTACAAAGTGTTATCTCGTGGGGATGATAATGATACTTATTACCTTCTAGCATGGAAATGTAGATGTGGGAATAAGGTGTTTCAACCTTAATTGATTATTGCTAGCATCACTATTTGTCACCATTAATTATTATTCCTACATATATATTTAGTAGAGGGTGAggataaaattgttttttcagGTCTATCcacttttgatatatatatatatatatatatatatatatatatatatacatatttttattgttgGGATGCTTATTGTTTGAATTATTTATATGGAATAATTGGTATGTGAattggaataaaaaattaacgatggtagcaaaaataaattgttattggTACACATTGAATTATACTGAAGTAtactaatgttttttttgttttctttttcgaGTTCTTTTTGCAATTTTCAAATGGATAAACAACTATTTTAAtcctttccttcaaaaaaactattttaatccTTGAACATGTGAGACGTTGCTATTATATTTTCTGATCAATATGTATCAAAGTTGCAAATATTCACAAATGttccttttatttataatttttttactaacttGATTAACGAAAAACACTTAAAAACTAAAGTAATTAACACGAGAATCAAAAGAACTATCTAAAAAGACATTATTTAAAATTCTGATACATTCACGATCTATAATAATAACGTCTTcatattcataaatcaaaatagcGGTTTACACTAATATAAATGAACAAGTTTGAGTCTGATAAAATGTACAATCTTTTTAAAATCTAACCAAACTTAGGAGATCTCGATCGTGTTCACATAGTTGAGGACAATAATGCATGTACAGATGTACTAGAGTTCAGAGTTAAGTTCAGAATAGGAGGGTCGTGGGGTTTGTAAAACATCGATCAATATATATGATACTCATgttcaagtagtctagtgactaAAAATTCACCTCTAAAGATGAATATATAGGATATCCGAAATTCCaactgcatatattatgcaatgtccctactAACATATGATACTCCCATCTATAAGTGAGTAAtctatttatgaaaaattagtCTCCAAAATTTATTACCCTcttattagaaaatatatacAATACATACAACTATGTATTTATGATGATTGTGATTACACCAATAcataataaaagataatttagtaaaaatagcGTTCTCTCTCACTATAGAATGTAGGCAATATTTCTTTAATCTTCAAAGTGACAATCTACTTGTAGTAGCAAGTAGCAACGATTGATTTAATGGGTAAAAAATTGACTCAAATTtacctaaattttttatttgaaaaaaaagactTGTACTACTGTTTTAATTATAGCAAATATGTGAAATTTTAGATTAGGCGTCCTTCATGTGTTAGGTATAGTCGTATGTTTGATCTAGTTGAGAGTCGAGGCTAGGGGGAGATGTTTGTAAATGACGGCATCAATTGTTTGTTTGAAAGGAGTAGGTGGAGAAATGTTGTGAGATATTACATAACATTTCTTTGCAGGTTGATGTGGACAATAGAAGGAGCTGACATCTTGCATCAGACAAAGATTACACCATTTTTGGTGTGTATAATATGTTGACTACAATGGAGCATACCGTTCGGGCTAAACATAATGATATTATTTAGAACAAAACATGATCGTCAAAAGTATCTCTTTTTACTCGACATTTATTAAGGAATCAAATTCCTATAAAAGCTAATCTGCTGAAGCGTTGAATCAATGAACCAAATTTCAATATATGAGTTAGTTGTTACGGATGTCGAAAAGTATTGATCATATGTTTTTGGGCTGCAATTGTTTTGGAAGCatttgattctgaaaattgcttttttgacaatgaatacttcctattgacatAAATAAATGACGTTTTTACCTCCAGCGGTTGTTAACAACCGTTGGGATAACCGACGGTTGTTAACAACCGCTGGCTCTTAACTGCC harbors:
- the LOC120580300 gene encoding EPIDERMAL PATTERNING FACTOR-like protein 8, whose protein sequence is MAPPARSYHLHGLKLATIITVLFIFFFCMLFSKSGGSLVLERNDSLQDRKMVIGSKPPACLNKCMNCRPCIATLVVSQKRKSYKVLSRGDDNDTYYLLAWKCRCGNKVFQP